A window of Pristis pectinata isolate sPriPec2 chromosome 33, sPriPec2.1.pri, whole genome shotgun sequence contains these coding sequences:
- the LOC127585534 gene encoding MOB kinase activator 2-like isoform X1, protein MVLQAVGKALRYKKRKTAKSKPDDKLPLTEEKKLYLDAEYTSARVSDADLPMLVSLPSEIDQNEWLANNTMTFFNHINLQYSAISEFCTAETCPVMNACNTQYFWTDERGKKIKCTAPQYIDLVMTHIQKLLTDEEIFPTKYGKEFPSTFESLVQKICRYLFHVLAHIYCAHFKEVVALELHPHLNTLYMHFLIFVREFNLVDPKETAVMKDLTDVLLSGAPQPQNHVNHR, encoded by the exons ATGGTCCTACAGGCTGTAGGGAAGGCACTGAGATACAAGAAAAG gAAGACTGCAAAGTCAAAGCCAGATGATAAGCTGCCTTTGACTGAGGAGAAGAAATTGTATCTGGATGCAGAGTATACCTCAGCCCGAGTGTCTGATGCTGATTTGCCCATGCTGGTTTCTTTGCCTAGTGAAATTGACCAGAATGAGTGGTTGGCGAATAACA CGATGACATTTTTCAATCACATAAacctgcagtacagtgcaatctCTGAGTTCTGCACAGCAGAGACCTGCCCAGTGATGAATGCATGTAATAC TCAGTACTTCTGGACAGATGAGCGGGGGAAGAAAATAAAGTGTACTGCACCGCAGTATATTGACCTAGTGATGACCCACATCCAAAAACTACTGACTGATGAGGAGATCTTTCCTACCAAGTATG GTAAAGAGTTCCCGAGTACCTTTGAATCGCTTGTCCAGAAGATCTGTCGCTACCTCTTCCACGTTCTTGCTCACATCTACTGCGCCCACTTCAAGGAGGTTGTGGCCCTCGAACTGCACCCACACCTCAATACTTTGTATATGCACTTTCTGATCTTTGTCAGGGAGTTCAATCTCGTTGACCCCAAGGAAACAGCTGTGATGAAGGACTTAACGGATGTTCTCCTCAGTGGTGCACCACAGCCCCAAAACCACGTCAACCACAGATGA
- the LOC127585534 gene encoding MOB kinase activator 2-like isoform X2, whose protein sequence is MDWLMGKTAKSKPDDKLPLTEEKKLYLDAEYTSARVSDADLPMLVSLPSEIDQNEWLANNTMTFFNHINLQYSAISEFCTAETCPVMNACNTQYFWTDERGKKIKCTAPQYIDLVMTHIQKLLTDEEIFPTKYGKEFPSTFESLVQKICRYLFHVLAHIYCAHFKEVVALELHPHLNTLYMHFLIFVREFNLVDPKETAVMKDLTDVLLSGAPQPQNHVNHR, encoded by the exons gAAGACTGCAAAGTCAAAGCCAGATGATAAGCTGCCTTTGACTGAGGAGAAGAAATTGTATCTGGATGCAGAGTATACCTCAGCCCGAGTGTCTGATGCTGATTTGCCCATGCTGGTTTCTTTGCCTAGTGAAATTGACCAGAATGAGTGGTTGGCGAATAACA CGATGACATTTTTCAATCACATAAacctgcagtacagtgcaatctCTGAGTTCTGCACAGCAGAGACCTGCCCAGTGATGAATGCATGTAATAC TCAGTACTTCTGGACAGATGAGCGGGGGAAGAAAATAAAGTGTACTGCACCGCAGTATATTGACCTAGTGATGACCCACATCCAAAAACTACTGACTGATGAGGAGATCTTTCCTACCAAGTATG GTAAAGAGTTCCCGAGTACCTTTGAATCGCTTGTCCAGAAGATCTGTCGCTACCTCTTCCACGTTCTTGCTCACATCTACTGCGCCCACTTCAAGGAGGTTGTGGCCCTCGAACTGCACCCACACCTCAATACTTTGTATATGCACTTTCTGATCTTTGTCAGGGAGTTCAATCTCGTTGACCCCAAGGAAACAGCTGTGATGAAGGACTTAACGGATGTTCTCCTCAGTGGTGCACCACAGCCCCAAAACCACGTCAACCACAGATGA